The following nucleotide sequence is from Pseudoalteromonas xiamenensis.
CTCAATTTTTTCCCAATTGATGTTCAATTTACCTCCAAGAACATAACGCTTTAAACAGCGGAAAACGCGAGCGCGACGAGTGGTTTTCCGATGATTTAACTTGTTATATGCACGATTAAAGTAGTGCATAGATAGAATTCCCAAACTCTGCTGCTTGTGGTGTACCCACTAAGTAATCATCTAAATCAAAAGTTGGAGCACACCAAGTATACTTAGCCCGCTTTCTTGCAATTAGTGCACGAAAATACGCCAAGGGACTGTGATTACTTTTAGAAACTAAATCAGCTAGACGTTCAATTTCGACTGCGAAAGATTCTGCACTGGTGAAATAGTCTGAATGTACGTCACTACTTTCTCGAACCAGCTCAGCAGCCTGCCTTAACTTGTTTAACAGCGATTCCCGATTATTCATAAGTGCATATAACGCCTAGCGCGACGGATTGCAAAATTGGCGCTTGTTTTGCCGGATTTTTGGCAAAACGAGTGACAGTTTTGCAAGTCCGTTGCCGCTACTTGTTAGAGCCTGCTGCCACGTATTTATTGAGAGGGTCACCTTTAGCAATCCAGATAAAATTCTGGAAAGACTGAGGTGTCCAACTAGGTCCGTCACTACTTCTTTTAAAGACAACTTGAAATTGAGTCACTCTCTCAACGTATGGAGCATACTTATAACCATTTACATTAATAATCTCTACTAAGGGTGTTTTACTAAATGGCTCTGGAAATTTGACCGCATACTCTTTCATACCGTCAAACGAAAAATCACCTTGCTGAATAAGTATTGATTCTGCTCCTTCTTTCGAATAACGCTGCAATTTACTGCTTACCGAATTTTCGAAATATGTTCCCGGGATAAAAAGAATATATAACGACACCGCCCCAGCTAAAAGAAATGCTCCAATTGTAATATTCTTGAATTCAATTTCTGTTTCCCCCTTCAATACATGGACTAAGCCAAGTATTGATGCTGTTCCAGACAAGATACTAAAAATCGCCAAAAATGTTGCCATAACTTCCTAATTCCTGATTGCCCTAACGTATTAGTATTTATGGGACACGTTGTTTGTGTCACATAATCCCTTGTTGAACTGAGGCGCTACCTGCACGTAGCTTGGTATCGTTTATGCTATGGGAATTTGCTTTTTTAAGCCTAAGGGGCAAGTGGGTGATTTGCTCAATCCTTTATCTTACTTTGCGCTTCCTAGCATCGCTCAGTCGTGTTTTTTATGTTTCTATTACAGCGAATTAAGGGGCTGTAAGCAATCTTTTTATAAACCGCGCAGCACATCCCATCCCAATCCGTTCAATTAGGGTAACTCATTGAATTTAGGCAGCTCGTTGACGCTGCTAACTCTGTCGGATATCCGCGGTTACGTCGTCTGGATTATGCCTTTTTGCGGTGACCACCGATTTTAAACTCAATCGCCCATGTCCGCAGACTTTACATGTCCAACACGGTAACCTCGGTGGTTGCGATTCTCTTTGGGGTGAGGATTGGGCTTCTTGTTCAATTGACCTTACTATGCGTTGTACTCGTTTATAGCTCGCGTTGGCTAAAAAGCCATAGTGCCGTATTCGCATCAAGCCTTTTGGCAATACATGCAATAAATACCGCCGGATAAACTCGTCTCGGCTTAGCTGCATGACTTTTCGCTTATCCTCATCCTTATAATCTCGATAACTGAAGCTCACCCCTTGTTCATCCACCGCAACCAGTCGATGTTCCGACATCATCCCTTTTCGTGTATACCGCGCTAAATAGCTCACTAAGTAAGGACTGTACGTCAGGCACGCTTTGCTATAAACGCACCATTCTGTCGGCGTGCTAACGTGCACGACATCCTTATTTCTAGCGTACAATGCCGCAAGCATTTTGCCTCTAAATACACGCGAGAGTGCTTTGACCGGATATAAGTAGTTGTTGTCTATCGTGCACCAGCGTCCTTGTCGTATCGACCCCGCCGGAATTAGACAGTGTAAATGGATATGCTGACTCAGCGTTTGCCCCCATGTGTGTAACACACAGGTCATGCCCAATTGACCATGACCTTTCTTGGCGGCGAACTGGGTCAATGTCGCCCAAGCGGCTTGGAATAGGCTTTGGTACACCATGCTAGGCTGATGTTGAGCCAGTGGATTCAGTTCATGAGGCAGCGTAAACACCAAGTGGAAGTAACGACACGGTAATAACCTCGCTTGTTGCTTCGTTATCCATTGCTGTGTCGCATAGCCCTGACAACGTGGACAATGTCTATCTCGACAACTGCATCCAATACGTTCAACCTCGGCACAGTCGTCGCATTGCCACTCTTGATACCCCAGTTTACCTGTGCGACACGATTGAATATGCTGACATGCTCTTATTTGTTGGTAACTTATCGTATGGTGCTGTCGGTAGGATGCTAACCCCTCATGTAAAATATCGGCAATGTGGTACTCGCTCATGACGTAAACCAATTGGCGAGTAAATCCACACCACCATGCCCGAGTTCCGGCAGCCAATGCAGATAAGCCTCGGTGGTTTTTATGTTGTTATGCCCTAATTGATGTTGTAACTGGTGCAGTGGCATACCTGATTCAAGTTGGTGAGTCGCAT
It contains:
- a CDS encoding IS91 family transposase, with protein sequence MSEYHIADILHEGLASYRQHHTISYQQIRACQHIQSCRTGKLGYQEWQCDDCAEVERIGCSCRDRHCPRCQGYATQQWITKQQARLLPCRYFHLVFTLPHELNPLAQHQPSMVYQSLFQAAWATLTQFAAKKGHGQLGMTCVLHTWGQTLSQHIHLHCLIPAGSIRQGRWCTIDNNYLYPVKALSRVFRGKMLAALYARNKDVVHVSTPTEWCVYSKACLTYSPYLVSYLARYTRKGMMSEHRLVAVDEQGVSFSYRDYKDEDKRKVMQLSRDEFIRRYLLHVLPKGLMRIRHYGFLANASYKRVQRIVRSIEQEAQSSPQRESQPPRLPCWTCKVCGHGRLSLKSVVTAKRHNPDDVTADIRQS